In the genome of Pseudomonas sp. P5_109, one region contains:
- the pqqE gene encoding pyrroloquinoline quinone biosynthesis protein PqqE: MRNSGSSETLPGPPLWLLAELTYRCPLQCPYCSNPLDFARQGEELGTQEWIRVFREARDMGAAQLGFSGGEPLVRQDLAELIKAARDMGYYTNLITSGIGLTEQKVRDFKVAGLDHIQISFQAADEAVNNMLAGSRKAFAQKLAMARAVKAQGYPMVLNFVTHRHNIDRIAQIIELCLELEADFVELATCQFYGWAELNRVGLLPTREQLQRAERITNEYRERLEAQGHPCKLIFVTPDYYEERPKTCMNGWANLFLDITPDGTALPCHSARQLPVQFPNVREHSLSHIWNDSFGFNRFRGDDWMKEPCRSCDEKHKDLGGCRCQAFMLTGDASNADPVCSKSPHHGVILKAREEAEAPGLGMEHLTLRNAKASQLIYRG, translated from the coding sequence ATGCGCAATTCTGGATCGAGTGAGACGTTGCCCGGACCGCCGTTGTGGCTGCTCGCCGAGCTGACCTACCGCTGTCCGCTGCAGTGCCCGTATTGCTCCAATCCACTGGATTTTGCCCGGCAGGGCGAGGAACTGGGCACGCAAGAATGGATTCGCGTATTCCGCGAAGCGCGGGACATGGGGGCCGCGCAACTGGGGTTTTCCGGTGGCGAGCCATTGGTGCGCCAGGACCTCGCCGAACTGATCAAGGCCGCCCGGGACATGGGCTACTACACCAACCTGATCACCTCCGGCATCGGCCTGACCGAGCAGAAGGTGCGCGACTTCAAGGTGGCCGGGCTGGACCATATCCAGATCAGCTTCCAGGCCGCCGACGAAGCGGTGAACAACATGCTCGCCGGTTCGCGCAAGGCCTTTGCCCAGAAACTCGCCATGGCCCGGGCGGTGAAAGCCCAGGGCTATCCGATGGTGCTGAACTTCGTCACCCATCGGCACAACATCGACCGGATCGCGCAGATCATCGAGCTGTGCCTGGAATTGGAGGCGGACTTTGTCGAGCTGGCCACCTGCCAATTCTATGGCTGGGCCGAACTCAACCGCGTCGGCCTGTTGCCCACTCGTGAGCAATTGCAGCGTGCCGAGCGCATCACCAATGAATACCGCGAGCGCCTTGAAGCCCAGGGCCACCCGTGCAAACTGATCTTCGTCACCCCGGACTACTACGAAGAGCGTCCCAAGACCTGCATGAACGGCTGGGCCAACCTGTTTCTCGACATCACCCCCGACGGCACGGCCTTGCCTTGCCACAGCGCCCGGCAGTTGCCGGTGCAATTTCCCAACGTGCGCGAGCACAGCCTCTCGCACATCTGGAACGACTCGTTCGGCTTCAATCGCTTTCGCGGCGATGACTGGATGAAGGAGCCGTGCCGCTCCTGCGATGAAAAGCACAAGGACCTGGGGGGATGTCGCTGCCAGGCTTTCATGCTGACCGGCGATGCCAGCAATGCCGACCCGGTGTGCAGCAAGTCGCCCCACCATGGGGTGATCCTCAAGGCCCGTGAAGAAGCTGAGGCTCCGGGGTTGGGGATGGAGCATCTGACGTTGCGTAACGCGAAGGCTTCGCAGCTGATCTATCGCGGATAA
- a CDS encoding TRAP transporter small permease: MKNLLLGINDKLYMTCIWVAGLSVLAIALIIPWGVFARYVLGTGSSWPEPTAILLMMVFTFIGAAASYRSGSHMAVAMLTDRMPAHLRKAMAVFAQLLMATICLFMAIWGSKLCMSTWNQFMSALPTLRVGITYMPIPVGGVLTLVFVLEKLLLGDQSNRRVVRFDLVEENEGAA; encoded by the coding sequence ATGAAGAATCTGCTGCTAGGCATCAATGACAAGCTCTACATGACCTGTATCTGGGTCGCCGGGCTCTCCGTTCTGGCCATTGCGTTAATCATTCCCTGGGGCGTGTTCGCCCGCTACGTCCTCGGCACCGGCTCCAGTTGGCCGGAGCCCACGGCGATTCTGCTGATGATGGTGTTCACCTTCATCGGCGCCGCTGCCAGCTACCGGTCCGGTTCGCACATGGCAGTGGCCATGCTCACCGACCGCATGCCGGCGCATCTGCGCAAGGCCATGGCCGTGTTCGCGCAACTGCTGATGGCAACGATCTGCCTGTTCATGGCCATCTGGGGCAGCAAGCTGTGCATGTCCACCTGGAACCAGTTCATGAGCGCCCTGCCGACCTTGCGTGTGGGCATCACCTACATGCCGATTCCGGTGGGCGGCGTGCTGACGCTGGTGTTTGTCCTGGAAAAACTCCTGCTCGGTGACCAGAGCAACCGCCGGGTCGTGCGTTTCGACCTCGTTGAAGAAAACGAAGGGGCTGCCTGA
- the ercA gene encoding alcohol dehydrogenase-like regulatory protein ErcA — MSQSLNQLRKFVSPEIIFGAGSRHSVGNYAKTFGARKVLVVSDPGVIAAGWVADVEASLQALGIQYCLYSDVSPNPRVEEVMLGAEMYRENHCDVIVAVGGGSPMDCGKGIGIVVAHGRSILDFEGVDTIRVPSPPLILIPTTAGTSADVSQFVIISNQQERMKFSIVSKAVVPDVSLIDPETTLSMDPFLSACTGIDALVHAIEAFVSTGHGPLTDPHALEAMRLINGNLVQMIANPTDIALREKIMLGSMQAGLAFSNAILGAVHAMSHSLGGFLDLPHGLCNAVLVEHVVAFNYNSAPDRFKVIAETLGIDCRGLNHRQICGRLVEHLIALKHAIGFHETLGLHGVRTSDIPFLSQHAMHDPCILTNPRESSQRDVEVVYGEAL, encoded by the coding sequence ATGAGCCAGAGTCTCAACCAGCTGCGCAAGTTCGTTTCCCCTGAAATCATCTTCGGTGCCGGTAGCCGGCACAGTGTCGGCAATTACGCCAAGACCTTTGGCGCACGCAAGGTCCTGGTGGTCAGTGACCCCGGTGTGATTGCTGCCGGTTGGGTCGCCGATGTCGAGGCCAGCCTGCAAGCGCTGGGCATCCAGTATTGCCTGTACTCCGATGTCTCGCCGAACCCACGGGTCGAAGAGGTGATGCTCGGCGCCGAGATGTACCGGGAAAACCACTGCGACGTGATCGTCGCCGTCGGTGGCGGCAGTCCGATGGACTGCGGCAAAGGCATCGGCATTGTCGTCGCCCATGGCCGCAGCATTCTCGATTTCGAGGGTGTGGACACCATCCGCGTGCCCAGCCCGCCGCTGATCCTGATTCCGACCACCGCCGGCACCTCGGCCGATGTCTCGCAATTCGTGATCATTTCCAATCAGCAGGAGCGCATGAAGTTCTCCATCGTCAGCAAGGCCGTGGTGCCGGACGTTTCGCTGATCGACCCGGAAACCACCCTGAGCATGGACCCGTTCCTGTCGGCCTGTACCGGCATCGATGCCTTGGTGCATGCCATCGAAGCCTTCGTATCCACCGGCCACGGGCCGCTGACCGATCCCCATGCACTGGAGGCGATGCGCCTGATCAATGGCAACCTGGTGCAAATGATCGCCAACCCGACGGACATCGCGTTGCGCGAAAAAATCATGCTCGGCAGCATGCAGGCCGGGCTGGCGTTTTCCAATGCGATCCTGGGTGCTGTGCATGCCATGTCCCACAGCCTCGGCGGCTTTCTCGATCTGCCCCATGGGCTGTGCAACGCGGTGCTGGTCGAGCACGTGGTGGCTTTCAATTACAACTCGGCGCCTGATCGCTTCAAGGTGATCGCCGAGACGTTGGGCATCGACTGTCGAGGCCTGAATCACCGGCAGATCTGCGGGCGCCTGGTCGAACACCTGATCGCCCTCAAGCACGCCATCGGCTTTCATGAAACCCTCGGTTTGCATGGCGTCAGGACCTCGGACATTCCGTTCCTGTCGCAGCATGCGATGCACGATCCGTGCATCCTGACCAACCCGCGCGAATCCAGCCAGCGTGATGTCGAGGTCGTCTATGGCGAAGCCCTCTGA
- a CDS encoding aldose 1-epimerase: MSLTLLELEDELTHLTLAPELGASIVNWTVRSTGQPLLRHADEHALNTGLPGKLGCFPLIPWSNRIADGGFDCPDGWLALTPNSLTDPLPIHGSAWQQAWQVISRTEDEVVLQLDSTTPFAYRARQRFHLSAGKLSIEMHVTHLAEHAAWHGLGLHPYLPRTPNTRLQAPARQVWLCDGAKLPTALGALPVEWDFQQLKPLPETLVDNGFCEWDGHCLIQQPDLGYELDCQATGSDYYLLYCPVGLGFFCIEPVSHPVNAHHLPGRPGLRLLEQGQSTELGFTLQYRPFQAGAPNN, encoded by the coding sequence ATGTCACTCACACTGCTCGAACTCGAAGACGAACTCACCCACCTCACCCTCGCCCCGGAGCTGGGCGCCAGCATCGTCAACTGGACCGTGCGCAGCACCGGGCAACCCTTGCTGCGACACGCCGATGAGCATGCCCTGAACACCGGTCTGCCCGGCAAGCTCGGCTGCTTTCCCTTGATCCCCTGGTCCAACCGCATCGCCGATGGCGGTTTCGATTGTCCCGATGGCTGGCTGGCACTGACACCCAACAGCCTCACCGATCCCCTGCCGATCCACGGCAGCGCCTGGCAGCAGGCATGGCAGGTGATTTCCCGAACTGAAGATGAAGTGGTCCTGCAACTCGATAGCACAACGCCCTTCGCCTATCGCGCCCGGCAACGCTTCCATTTGAGCGCAGGCAAGCTGAGCATCGAAATGCATGTCACGCACCTGGCTGAGCACGCTGCATGGCATGGTCTGGGATTGCATCCGTACCTGCCACGGACACCAAACACCCGACTGCAGGCACCGGCACGGCAGGTGTGGTTGTGCGACGGGGCGAAACTGCCGACAGCACTTGGCGCGTTGCCGGTCGAGTGGGATTTTCAGCAACTCAAGCCATTACCCGAAACGCTGGTCGACAACGGCTTCTGCGAATGGGACGGCCATTGCCTGATCCAACAGCCCGACCTCGGATACGAGTTGGACTGCCAGGCCACTGGCAGCGATTACTACCTTCTCTACTGCCCCGTGGGCCTGGGGTTTTTCTGTATCGAACCGGTGAGCCACCCGGTCAACGCGCACCACTTGCCCGGTCGACCGGGCCTGCGTTTGCTGGAACAGGGTCAATCCACCGAACTGGGCTTCACCCTGCAGTATCGGCCGTTTCAGGCTGGTGCCCCCAACAATTGA
- the pqqD gene encoding pyrroloquinoline quinone biosynthesis peptide chaperone PqqD, which translates to MSLIDRQQSPALRRGFRLQWEPRQDCHVLLYPEGMIKLNASAGQILGLVDGQRSVAAIIDRLSASFPGVPGIDEDVLAFLEVAHAQFWIE; encoded by the coding sequence GTGAGCCTGATCGATCGCCAGCAGTCACCGGCCTTGCGCCGCGGTTTTCGTCTGCAATGGGAGCCGCGCCAGGACTGCCACGTGCTGCTGTACCCCGAAGGCATGATCAAGCTCAACGCCAGTGCCGGACAGATTCTCGGCCTGGTGGATGGCCAGCGCAGCGTGGCGGCGATCATTGATCGATTGAGCGCCAGTTTCCCCGGGGTACCCGGGATCGACGAAGACGTGCTGGCGTTTCTGGAGGTGGCCCATGCGCAATTCTGGATCGAGTGA
- a CDS encoding TRAP transporter large permease, translated as MDAFILLGSFIALILIGMPVAYALGFAALIGAWWIDIPFQALMIQVAGGVNKFSLLAIPFFVLAGAIMAEGGMSRRLVAFAGVLVGFVRGGLSLVNIMASTFFGAISGSSVADTASVGSVLIPEMERRGYPREFATAVTVSGSVQALLTPPSHNSVLYSLAAGGTVSIASLFMAGVVPGLLMSACLMVLCLIFAKKRDYPKGEVIPMREALKICGEALWGLMAMVIILGGILSGIFTATESAAIAVLWSFFVTMFIYRDYKWSELPKLMHRTVRTISIVMILIGFAASFGYIMTLMQIPAKITTLFLTLSDNRYVILMCINVMLLLLGTVMDMAPLILILTPILMPVILGIGVDPVQFGMIMLVNLGIGLITPPVGAVLFVGSAVGKVSIESTVKALLPFYAVLFLVLMAVTYIPAISLWLPHLVL; from the coding sequence ATGGACGCATTTATTCTGTTGGGCAGTTTTATCGCGTTGATCCTGATCGGCATGCCGGTCGCCTACGCCCTGGGGTTTGCCGCCCTGATCGGTGCATGGTGGATCGACATTCCGTTCCAGGCCCTGATGATTCAGGTCGCCGGGGGCGTGAACAAGTTCTCCCTGCTGGCCATCCCGTTCTTTGTACTGGCGGGTGCGATCATGGCCGAGGGCGGCATGTCCCGACGCCTGGTGGCGTTCGCCGGGGTGCTGGTCGGTTTCGTGCGTGGTGGCTTGTCGCTGGTCAACATCATGGCCTCGACCTTTTTCGGCGCGATCTCCGGCTCCTCAGTGGCGGACACCGCCTCGGTCGGTTCGGTGCTGATTCCAGAAATGGAACGTCGCGGCTATCCCCGGGAATTCGCCACGGCGGTGACCGTCAGCGGTTCGGTGCAAGCCTTGCTGACACCGCCCAGCCACAACTCGGTGCTCTACTCGCTGGCCGCCGGCGGCACGGTGTCGATTGCCTCGCTGTTCATGGCCGGCGTGGTGCCGGGCCTGTTGATGAGCGCATGCCTGATGGTGTTGTGCTTGATCTTCGCCAAGAAGCGCGACTACCCCAAGGGTGAAGTCATCCCGATGCGCGAAGCGCTGAAGATCTGCGGCGAAGCGCTGTGGGGCCTGATGGCGATGGTGATCATCCTCGGCGGCATTCTGTCCGGCATTTTCACCGCGACCGAGTCGGCGGCGATTGCGGTGCTGTGGTCGTTCTTCGTGACCATGTTCATCTACCGCGACTACAAATGGAGCGAACTGCCAAAACTGATGCACCGCACCGTGCGCACGATCTCGATCGTGATGATCCTGATCGGTTTCGCCGCCAGCTTCGGCTACATCATGACCCTGATGCAGATCCCGGCGAAGATCACCACGCTGTTCCTGACCCTGTCGGACAACCGCTACGTGATCCTGATGTGCATCAACGTCATGCTGCTGTTGCTCGGTACGGTCATGGACATGGCGCCGCTGATCCTGATCCTCACGCCGATCCTGATGCCGGTGATCCTCGGCATTGGCGTGGACCCGGTACAGTTCGGCATGATCATGCTGGTCAACCTGGGCATCGGTTTGATCACACCGCCGGTGGGCGCGGTACTGTTCGTGGGGTCGGCCGTGGGTAAAGTCAGTATCGAATCAACCGTCAAGGCGCTGCTGCCGTTCTACGCGGTGCTGTTCCTGGTGCTGATGGCCGTGACCTACATTCCTGCCATTTCGCTGTGGTTGCCGCATCTGGTGTTGTAA
- a CDS encoding NahK/ErcS family hybrid sensor histidine kinase/response regulator encodes MAKPSDEQQRALAGLLGLGSHSARKSHYPELAARLDDLEAERNRYKWLFENAVHGIFQASLHDGMRAANPALARMLGYQDPQEVLFSLTDLGSTLFVDGAQELETIGEILRHQSSLHGYETRLRRKDGSHLDVLMNLLLKPGQEGLVEGFVSDITERKLAQRRLQQLNDELEQRVVARTDELLEANRNLQQQITQRKQIAKALRDARDAAEAANHSKDKYLAAASHDLLQPLNAARLLISTLRERKLPEAEQVLVERTHQALEGAEDLLTDLLDISRLDQAAVKPDVATYRLDELLGPLVSEFQSVAQAAGLNLRVRMADYAINTDLRLMTRILRNFLSNACRYTDEGSILLAARRRGEMLRLEVWDTGRGIAADRLDSIFLEFNQLDVGRAADRKGVGLGLAIVERIAKILGYRIGVYSMPGRGSMFSIEVPISDEVPLPVSQAVSQPGTGNPLPGRRLLVIDNEVSILDSMSALLGQWGCDVLVATDEEAALAALRGQAPELILADYHLDHGVVGCDVVRHLREHFHQDIPAVIITADRTDHCRRALQRLNAPLLNKPVKPGKLRAVLSQLLGAPA; translated from the coding sequence ATGGCGAAGCCCTCTGACGAGCAGCAACGGGCCCTGGCCGGGTTGTTGGGGCTGGGCAGCCATTCGGCGCGCAAGAGTCACTATCCGGAGCTGGCCGCGCGCCTGGATGATCTGGAAGCCGAGCGTAACCGCTACAAGTGGCTGTTCGAAAACGCGGTGCACGGGATCTTCCAGGCCAGCCTGCACGATGGCATGCGCGCCGCCAACCCGGCGCTGGCACGCATGCTTGGCTACCAGGACCCGCAGGAGGTGCTGTTCTCCCTGACCGACCTGGGCAGCACCCTGTTCGTCGACGGCGCGCAGGAGCTGGAAACCATCGGCGAAATCCTCCGGCACCAGAGCAGCCTGCACGGCTATGAAACCCGCTTGCGGCGCAAGGACGGCAGTCACCTGGATGTGTTGATGAACCTGCTGCTCAAGCCCGGCCAGGAAGGCTTGGTGGAAGGCTTCGTCTCCGATATCACCGAGCGCAAGCTGGCCCAGCGACGCCTGCAGCAACTCAATGACGAACTGGAGCAGCGCGTCGTCGCGCGCACCGATGAGTTGCTCGAGGCTAACCGTAACCTCCAGCAGCAGATCACCCAGCGTAAACAGATCGCCAAGGCCTTGCGCGACGCCCGCGATGCCGCCGAGGCCGCCAATCACAGCAAGGACAAATACCTCGCCGCCGCCAGCCATGACCTGCTGCAACCGCTGAACGCCGCGCGGTTGCTGATTTCGACCTTGCGCGAACGCAAATTGCCGGAAGCCGAACAGGTGCTGGTGGAGCGCACTCACCAGGCCCTGGAAGGGGCCGAGGATTTGCTGACGGATCTGCTCGACATTTCCCGGCTCGACCAGGCCGCGGTCAAGCCGGACGTTGCCACGTACCGCCTCGACGAACTGCTCGGGCCGCTGGTGTCGGAGTTCCAGTCCGTCGCCCAGGCGGCCGGCTTGAACCTGCGGGTGCGCATGGCCGATTACGCCATCAACACCGACTTGCGCCTGATGACGCGGATCCTGCGCAACTTCCTCAGCAATGCTTGCCGCTACACCGATGAAGGCAGCATCCTGCTGGCGGCAAGGCGTCGGGGCGAGATGTTGCGCCTGGAGGTCTGGGACACCGGGCGTGGCATCGCCGCCGACCGGCTCGATTCGATCTTCCTCGAGTTCAACCAGTTGGACGTCGGCCGCGCCGCCGACCGCAAGGGCGTGGGCCTGGGGCTGGCGATTGTCGAGCGCATCGCCAAGATCCTTGGCTACAGGATCGGTGTGTACTCGATGCCGGGGCGGGGTTCGATGTTCAGCATCGAGGTGCCGATATCCGACGAAGTTCCGCTGCCCGTGAGCCAGGCGGTGTCACAACCGGGCACCGGCAACCCGCTACCGGGACGTCGTTTACTGGTGATCGACAACGAAGTGAGCATTCTCGATAGCATGAGCGCGTTGCTCGGGCAGTGGGGCTGCGACGTTCTGGTCGCCACCGATGAAGAGGCTGCTCTGGCGGCGCTACGCGGGCAGGCACCGGAACTGATTCTTGCCGACTATCACCTCGATCACGGGGTGGTCGGCTGTGATGTGGTGCGACATCTGCGCGAGCATTTCCACCAGGACATTCCAGCGGTGATCATTACCGCCGACCGCACCGACCATTGTCGGCGTGCGTTGCAGCGACTCAACGCACCCTTGCTGAACAAACCGGTGAAGCCCGGCAAGTTGCGAGCGGTGTTGAGTCAATTGTTGGGGGCACCAGCCTGA
- the pqqA gene encoding pyrroloquinoline quinone precursor peptide PqqA codes for MWTKPAFIDLRIGFEVTMYFANR; via the coding sequence ATGTGGACTAAACCCGCGTTTATCGATCTGCGCATTGGCTTCGAAGTGACGATGTATTTCGCCAACCGTTGA
- a CDS encoding TRAP transporter substrate-binding protein translates to MDFKRTLLAAALPFAFSLSSAAQALEIKFADIHPAGYPTVVAEEQLGKTLVADSNGALTFKMFAGGVLGSEKEVVEQAQVGAIQMARVSLGIVGPVVPDVNVFNMPFVFRDQAHMRKVIDGEVGDEILDKITNSEFNLVALAWMDGGTRNIYTKKPVRSLEDLKGMKIRVQGNPMFIETINAMGGNGIAMDTGEIFSALQTGVIDGAENNPPTLLEHNHYQNAKFYSLTGHLILPEPIVMSKITWEKLTPEQQALVKKTAKAAQAQERTLWDAKSASSEEKLKAAGVEFITVDKKPFYEATASIREKYGAPYADLIKRIEAVQ, encoded by the coding sequence ATGGACTTCAAACGCACCTTGCTCGCCGCTGCACTCCCGTTCGCCTTCTCCCTCAGCAGTGCCGCCCAGGCGCTGGAAATCAAATTCGCCGACATCCACCCCGCCGGTTACCCGACCGTGGTGGCTGAAGAGCAACTGGGTAAAACCCTGGTCGCCGACAGCAACGGTGCGCTGACCTTCAAGATGTTCGCCGGTGGCGTACTCGGCTCGGAAAAAGAAGTGGTCGAACAGGCCCAGGTCGGCGCCATCCAGATGGCCCGGGTCAGCCTTGGCATCGTCGGCCCGGTGGTGCCGGACGTGAACGTGTTCAACATGCCGTTCGTGTTCCGCGACCAGGCGCACATGCGCAAGGTCATCGACGGTGAGGTCGGCGACGAAATCCTCGACAAGATCACCAACTCCGAATTCAACCTGGTCGCCCTGGCCTGGATGGACGGTGGCACGCGCAACATCTACACCAAAAAACCGGTACGCAGCCTTGAAGACCTCAAGGGCATGAAGATCCGCGTGCAAGGCAACCCGATGTTCATCGAAACCATCAACGCCATGGGTGGCAACGGCATTGCGATGGACACCGGGGAAATCTTCAGTGCCTTGCAAACCGGTGTGATCGACGGCGCGGAAAACAACCCACCGACCCTGCTCGAACACAACCACTACCAGAACGCCAAATTCTACAGCCTGACCGGCCACCTGATTCTGCCCGAGCCGATCGTGATGTCGAAAATCACTTGGGAAAAACTCACCCCGGAGCAACAGGCCCTGGTGAAGAAAACCGCCAAGGCGGCACAGGCTCAGGAACGTACCCTGTGGGATGCAAAATCGGCCAGCAGTGAGGAAAAACTCAAGGCCGCAGGCGTCGAGTTCATCACCGTCGACAAGAAACCTTTCTATGAGGCAACCGCCTCGATCCGCGAGAAATACGGCGCACCTTACGCCGACCTGATCAAGCGTATCGAAGCCGTTCAGTAA
- the pqqC gene encoding pyrroloquinoline-quinone synthase PqqC: MTDTPMSPTEFEAALRAKGAYYHIHHPFHQAMYAGRASREQIQGWVANRFYYQVNIPLKDAAILANCPDRDVRREWLQRILDHDGIPGSEGGIEAWLRLGEAVGLDREQILSQELVLPGVRFAVDAYVNFARRACWQEAASSSLTELFAPQIHQSRLDAWPTHYPWIDVAGYDYFRTRLSQARRDVEHGLRITLAHYVTAEGQQRMLEILQFKLDVLWSMLDAMSMAYELERPPYHTVTGDNVWHRGIAL; this comes from the coding sequence ATGACTGACACCCCCATGTCCCCCACAGAATTCGAAGCCGCCCTGCGCGCCAAGGGCGCCTACTACCACATCCACCACCCCTTCCACCAAGCCATGTACGCCGGCCGCGCCAGCCGCGAGCAGATCCAGGGCTGGGTCGCCAATCGCTTCTACTATCAGGTCAACATCCCCCTGAAAGACGCCGCGATTCTCGCCAACTGTCCGGACCGCGACGTGCGCCGCGAATGGCTGCAACGGATTCTCGACCACGACGGCATCCCCGGCAGCGAGGGCGGCATCGAGGCCTGGCTGCGCCTGGGCGAAGCGGTGGGGCTGGATCGCGAGCAGATTCTGTCCCAGGAACTGGTGCTGCCCGGCGTGCGATTTGCCGTGGACGCCTACGTCAATTTCGCTCGTCGCGCCTGCTGGCAAGAAGCGGCCAGCAGTTCGCTGACCGAGCTCTTTGCGCCACAGATCCATCAGTCGCGACTCGACGCCTGGCCGACCCATTACCCGTGGATCGACGTCGCCGGCTACGACTATTTCCGCACGCGCCTGAGCCAGGCGCGGCGCGATGTCGAGCACGGCTTGCGCATAACCCTGGCGCACTACGTGACGGCCGAGGGGCAACAACGCATGCTGGAGATTCTGCAATTCAAGCTCGACGTGCTGTGGAGCATGCTCGATGCCATGAGCATGGCCTATGAGCTCGAACGCCCGCCGTATCACACGGTCACCGGCGACAACGTCTGGCACCGGGGGATCGCCCTGTGA
- the pqqB gene encoding pyrroloquinoline quinone biosynthesis protein PqqB, with protein MHIRVLGSAAGGGFPQWNCNCRQCAGARNGNVRAQRRTQSSIALSDDGVEWVLCNASPDIRAQLESFAPLQPARRLRDSAIAGIVLLDSQIDHCTGLLSLREGCPHAVWCTERVHQDLSSGFPLFNMLEHWNGGLQWQPVGLDRQPFSIPACGHLQFRAIPLVSNAPPYSPNRGNPQPGDTIGLFIEDLRNGASLFYAPGLGRIDGEVLGWMQRADCLLLDGTLWRDDEMRICEVGQSLGSEMGHLPQSGPDGMLEVLEGFNRQRKVLIHINNTNPILDEDSAERALLERRGIEVAYDGMSIEL; from the coding sequence ATGCACATCCGCGTTCTCGGTTCCGCCGCTGGCGGTGGATTCCCTCAGTGGAATTGCAACTGCCGCCAGTGCGCCGGTGCGCGCAATGGCAACGTGCGGGCACAGCGCCGTACGCAGTCGTCGATTGCCCTGAGTGACGACGGTGTGGAGTGGGTGCTGTGCAATGCGTCACCGGACATTCGCGCGCAACTCGAGAGTTTTGCGCCACTGCAACCGGCGCGGCGCCTGCGTGACAGCGCCATCGCCGGCATCGTGCTGCTGGACAGCCAGATTGACCATTGCACCGGTTTGCTCAGCCTGCGTGAAGGTTGCCCGCATGCGGTGTGGTGCACCGAGCGCGTGCACCAGGACCTGAGCAGCGGTTTCCCGTTGTTCAACATGCTGGAGCACTGGAACGGCGGGTTGCAATGGCAACCGGTCGGTCTCGATCGCCAGCCGTTCAGCATCCCGGCCTGCGGGCATTTGCAATTTCGAGCGATACCCCTGGTGAGCAACGCGCCACCGTATTCGCCCAATCGCGGCAATCCGCAACCGGGCGACACCATTGGCCTGTTCATTGAAGACCTGCGCAACGGCGCCTCGCTGTTCTATGCGCCGGGCCTTGGCCGAATCGACGGCGAAGTACTGGGCTGGATGCAGCGTGCCGATTGCCTGCTGCTGGACGGCACCCTGTGGCGCGACGACGAGATGCGCATCTGCGAAGTCGGCCAGAGCCTGGGCAGCGAAATGGGGCACCTCCCACAAAGCGGCCCCGACGGGATGCTTGAAGTGCTGGAGGGTTTCAACCGCCAGCGCAAGGTGCTGATCCACATCAACAACACCAATCCGATCCTCGATGAAGACTCGGCCGAGCGGGCGCTGCTGGAGCGGCGGGGTATTGAAGTGGCTTATGACGGCATGAGTATTGAGCTGTAG